The Marinihelvus fidelis genome segment ACCGCGTCTTCGGACACGTCGACACCCGTCACCGAGGCCGCGGACCGGGCCAGCAGCGCGGAGCCGTAGCCTTCGCCGCAGGCGGCATCGAGTACGCGCTTGCCGGCGACCAGCCGTTCGGCCAGCGCGTAGCGGTGCAGGTGCTCGTACCAGATCTCGCGAACGCACTCCGGGGTGAAGCGTTCGCCGGTAAATTCAAGTTCTTCGGACACGGTGTTCTTCGTCTTCCTGGGTGGGGTGATTCTAACCCAGCGCGGCGACGACCTCGGCGCGGCGCCCGGCCAGGGGGTCGGCGGCGATCCAGGCCGTGACCAGGTCCAGGTACCCGGGGTGCTTGCCCAGCAGGCGGCGCATGCTGTCCTCGCCGGGCGCCAGGCCGACGGCGCCGAAGGACTGGCCACCCACGTGGGCGACGTAGGCATCATCACAGAGCACGTTGCGCATACCCGCGGCCGTGACGCGCAGGCTGAAATCATTCTCCTCGCCGTAACCGCGACCAAAGGTGTCGGCGTCGAACAGGCCCAGGCGGTCGATGGCCCGGCGTGATATCGCCATGCAGAACCCCACCGCGGTGGGCAGTTTCGGGTAGACCGGTTCGCCGGCGGCGGCGATCGCGGCGGCCACCCGGGCGGGGTCGGCAGGGACCGGGTTGGCCTGGCAGAACACCGGTATCGAGACGATCTCGCCATTGTTGGACCACGGCGTGGCCGAGCCGATGGCGGGGTCCGAAGCCAGGCAACGGGCCAGCGCCTGCAGCCAGCCCGGCGTGACCAGGGTGTCGGAATTCAGCAGCACGATAT includes the following:
- a CDS encoding glycosyltransferase family 2 protein, which codes for MIASTGLPTVVLPVHDAIDCLRGCLASIDAHSPEARVVVVDDASADPAVRPLLVDWCAASPGRELVPLDHNLGFVGAANLGAERAGGDDIVLLNSDTLVTPGWLQALARCLASDPAIGSATPWSNNGEIVSIPVFCQANPVPADPARVAAAIAAAGEPVYPKLPTAVGFCMAISRRAIDRLGLFDADTFGRGYGEENDFSLRVTAAGMRNVLCDDAYVAHVGGQSFGAVGLAPGEDSMRRLLGKHPGYLDLVTAWIAADPLAGRRAEVVAALG